One Tolypothrix bouteillei VB521301 DNA window includes the following coding sequences:
- a CDS encoding serine/threonine-protein kinase: MAIYCFNLCCEKPLNPDSAEFCQNCGTKLISLLRNRYHVIQPLGGGGFGRTFLAEDEDKLKEHCVVKQLAPQVQGTSALQKATELFQEEARRLQQLGEHPQIPTLYAYFRQENYLYLVQQFIEGQTLRQELNQHGLFCEEKIWEVLGELLPILKFIHEHQVIHRDIKPENIIRRLSPKRKGNLVLIDFGVAKQLTENSLEKTGTTIGSYGYAPMEQMKYGSAHPASDLFSLGVTCFYLLTGVHPSQLYIEDGYSWVAQWQQHLRFSISTQLERVLDKLLQKNLENRYQSADEVLQDCCGKPKLETIPQEIADTLISTNPKNLSIYPSTVIQPKIQIKKHTLLGSFAVFIMGLGGFLYWQNQRNTPTLIGHLGDINSLAVKINIAPFDKQNSTELLASGSDDKTIKIWDLNKIKEIRTLKGHKEFVYSVALSADGQTLASGSKDNTIKIWNVNKGEEIRTLIGHSSYVNSVAMSADSQTLISGSYDKTIKVWNLKTGQEIHTLKGHEGEVLSVAISPDGQTIASGSTDRTVKIWNVKTGQLLRTLNGHLGDVNAVAISPERRIVASVSDDRTIRVWNLNTGRELRPPLTGHSADVNAVAFSPDSEKIATGSDDTTVKLWNLSTGQEIKTFKGHSQEVFAVVFSQDGKKIVSGSKDKTIKIWQVP; this comes from the coding sequence ATGGCGATCTACTGCTTTAATCTCTGTTGTGAAAAGCCTTTGAATCCAGATAGTGCGGAATTTTGCCAAAATTGTGGGACAAAACTGATCTCGCTGCTGCGAAACCGTTATCACGTTATTCAGCCGTTGGGGGGTGGAGGATTTGGCAGAACTTTTCTGGCTGAAGATGAAGATAAACTCAAAGAGCACTGTGTTGTCAAACAACTAGCACCCCAAGTTCAAGGAACCAGTGCTTTACAAAAAGCCACCGAACTGTTTCAAGAAGAAGCGCGACGCTTGCAACAGTTAGGAGAACATCCACAAATTCCAACTTTGTATGCTTACTTCAGACAGGAAAACTATCTATACCTGGTACAGCAGTTTATTGAAGGGCAAACTTTACGGCAAGAATTGAATCAGCACGGGCTTTTCTGTGAAGAGAAGATTTGGGAAGTCTTGGGTGAATTACTACCCATTCTCAAATTCATTCACGAACATCAAGTCATTCACCGAGATATTAAACCAGAAAATATTATCCGCCGTCTCTCTCCTAAAAGAAAAGGGAATTTAGTACTGATTGATTTTGGTGTTGCCAAACAGTTAACAGAAAATTCTTTAGAAAAAACAGGAACAACTATTGGTTCCTATGGTTATGCACCAATGGAACAAATGAAATATGGCTCTGCACATCCTGCTAGCGATCTGTTTAGTTTGGGTGTCACGTGCTTTTATTTACTCACTGGAGTTCACCCATCACAATTGTATATAGAAGATGGATATAGTTGGGTAGCTCAGTGGCAACAACACCTCAGATTTTCTATATCCACGCAATTGGAGCGCGTGCTAGATAAACTGTTACAAAAAAATCTAGAAAACCGCTATCAATCGGCAGATGAAGTCTTACAAGATTGCTGCGGTAAACCAAAATTAGAAACGATTCCACAAGAGATTGCAGACACTTTAATATCAACAAATCCTAAAAATTTATCTATCTATCCCAGTACAGTTATTCAACCCAAAATACAGATTAAAAAACATACTTTACTGGGAAGTTTTGCCGTATTTATAATGGGCTTGGGAGGATTTTTATATTGGCAAAATCAGAGAAATACACCAACTTTAATTGGTCATTTAGGTGACATTAATTCTCTGGCTGTTAAAATAAATATTGCCCCGTTTGACAAACAAAATTCGACAGAATTATTAGCAAGTGGTAGTGATGACAAGACTATAAAGATTTGGGATTTAAACAAGATAAAAGAAATTCGTACTTTAAAAGGGCATAAAGAATTTGTTTATTCTGTTGCTTTGAGTGCTGACGGTCAAACTCTTGCAAGTGGAAGCAAAGACAATACAATCAAAATCTGGAATGTAAATAAGGGGGAAGAAATTCGCACACTTATAGGACATTCTAGTTATGTTAATTCTGTCGCTATGAGTGCAGACAGCCAAACTCTTATCAGTGGTAGCTATGACAAAACAATTAAAGTTTGGAATTTAAAGACAGGTCAAGAAATTCACACTCTAAAAGGACATGAAGGAGAAGTTTTGTCTGTTGCTATTAGCCCAGATGGTCAAACTATTGCTAGTGGTAGTACAGATAGAACAGTCAAAATTTGGAATGTCAAGACCGGGCAATTATTACGAACTTTAAACGGACATTTAGGGGATGTAAATGCCGTTGCTATTAGTCCGGAGCGGAGGATTGTAGCAAGTGTTAGCGATGACAGAACCATTAGAGTCTGGAATTTGAATACAGGAAGAGAATTACGTCCTCCTCTCACAGGTCATTCGGCTGATGTGAATGCTGTTGCGTTTAGTCCTGATAGCGAAAAAATTGCAACGGGAAGTGATGACACAACTGTCAAACTCTGGAACTTGAGCACGGGACAAGAAATAAAAACTTTTAAAGGTCATTCGCAAGAAGTTTTTGCTGTGGTTTTTAGTCAAGATGGTAAAAAGATAGTGAGTGGTAGCAAAGATAAGACCATTAAGATTTGGCAAGTTCCTTAA
- a CDS encoding ATP-grasp domain-containing protein, producing MISKAFIQEQGNGRLRHEEQLVTEELRERGIPITFYTEKRIRRRQLPLDRESLVVGDIPCVLGALKQVGIPEPQPNDYPTSLINFMHRRTWISTLEQLEVGFRNGVYPPTFVKPATRRKRFTGFILESEYDFWQVYGVSRQEKLLCSEVVSWVSEYRVYVVRSQIRSCDCYRGNADVPLDTEKVLCAIQALDSAGESHAGYAIDFGVLASGKTALVEMNDGFALGAYTIDRQNYTDMILARWEELIK from the coding sequence TTGATTTCCAAAGCTTTCATTCAAGAACAAGGTAACGGACGACTCCGACACGAAGAGCAACTTGTCACTGAGGAACTGAGGGAAAGAGGTATCCCAATTACGTTTTATACTGAAAAGCGTATCCGTAGGAGACAACTTCCGCTCGATCGCGAATCTTTAGTTGTTGGCGATATACCGTGTGTTTTGGGAGCGTTAAAACAGGTTGGTATCCCAGAACCACAACCCAACGATTATCCAACCTCGCTTATCAACTTCATGCACCGTCGTACATGGATCTCTACTCTCGAACAGTTAGAAGTGGGATTTCGCAACGGTGTGTATCCTCCGACATTTGTTAAACCTGCTACACGTCGCAAACGTTTTACAGGTTTTATCTTGGAATCGGAATACGATTTTTGGCAAGTTTATGGAGTGTCGCGTCAAGAAAAGTTACTGTGCTCGGAAGTTGTGTCTTGGGTGAGCGAGTATCGAGTGTACGTTGTGCGATCGCAAATTAGAAGTTGCGATTGTTACCGTGGTAATGCGGATGTTCCATTAGATACAGAAAAAGTGCTCTGCGCGATCCAAGCGCTTGACAGTGCGGGAGAATCCCATGCAGGGTACGCAATTGATTTTGGAGTTTTAGCTTCCGGAAAAACTGCTTTGGTGGAAATGAATGATGGTTTTGCGCTCGGAGCATACACAATCGATCGGCAAAACTACACCGACATGATTTTAGCAAGATGGGAGGAACTTATAAAATAA
- the iscB gene encoding RNA-guided endonuclease IscB: MITNSVFVLSKNGLILKPTTPARARILQAQGKTKKMKLFPFTLILEKEVNENVEPYLELRCDPGSKFTGISLVDLNKNEVIWAMELEHRGLAIKMELIKRAGVRRSRRTRRLRYRQKRFDRKKPDGWLAPSLRHRLLSTQTWIKRLLKIAPIKSIAIESVKFDLQKLETPDIEGLEYQQGTLWGYTLREALLEHWDRECVYCGKTDVPLQIEHINARSKGGSERFSNLTLSCEKCNQKKGNKPVEQFLKDQPEILKKIKSHQKKSLSDAAAVNSTRKAIFEMAHKFGLRVISGDGASTKMIRIQSGLPKLHWIDSACVGTSEIVKLRICQPLRVTCKGHGTKQVQRMNAKGFPAIASIKKNPITGKKEVKLVSTNQKYTHATASDYVICNLLKERKHIKAGIYRARVKTPTPKGVEVLISGHRIAIDQQYAKLIHRSDGYEYSFATIDQDLLRFRAI, encoded by the coding sequence ATGATTACCAATTCTGTATTCGTTCTGAGTAAAAATGGCTTAATACTAAAACCAACAACACCAGCAAGAGCGAGAATTCTTCAAGCACAGGGTAAAACTAAAAAGATGAAATTATTTCCATTTACTCTAATTTTAGAAAAAGAGGTGAATGAAAATGTAGAACCCTATTTAGAACTTCGCTGTGACCCAGGTAGTAAATTTACTGGCATTTCTCTAGTAGATTTAAATAAGAATGAAGTCATCTGGGCAATGGAACTAGAACATCGCGGATTAGCCATTAAAATGGAATTAATTAAACGTGCTGGTGTTCGACGTTCTAGAAGAACCAGAAGACTTCGCTATCGTCAAAAGAGATTTGATCGCAAAAAGCCAGATGGATGGCTAGCACCTAGTTTACGCCATCGGTTGTTAAGCACTCAGACATGGATTAAACGGTTGCTGAAAATAGCACCAATTAAATCAATAGCAATTGAATCGGTTAAATTCGATCTGCAAAAATTGGAAACGCCTGATATCGAAGGGCTCGAATATCAGCAGGGGACATTATGGGGCTACACCTTACGTGAAGCATTGCTTGAGCATTGGGATAGAGAATGCGTTTATTGTGGCAAGACAGATGTCCCCTTACAAATAGAACATATCAACGCACGAAGTAAGGGAGGTAGCGAACGCTTCTCAAACCTGACATTATCATGTGAAAAATGCAATCAGAAAAAGGGGAATAAGCCTGTGGAGCAATTTCTCAAGGATCAACCAGAAATCCTTAAAAAAATTAAATCACATCAGAAAAAATCACTATCAGATGCTGCTGCTGTCAACTCTACTCGAAAAGCTATATTTGAGATGGCACATAAATTCGGATTAAGAGTAATTAGTGGAGACGGTGCATCTACTAAAATGATTCGTATTCAAAGTGGATTACCCAAACTTCATTGGATCGATAGTGCTTGTGTGGGAACATCAGAAATAGTTAAATTGCGAATATGTCAACCATTGCGGGTTACCTGTAAAGGTCACGGCACTAAACAAGTACAAAGAATGAATGCTAAAGGCTTTCCTGCTATAGCCAGCATTAAAAAGAATCCCATTACTGGCAAAAAAGAAGTTAAGTTAGTTAGCACAAATCAGAAATATACTCATGCGACAGCTAGTGATTATGTGATTTGCAATCTGCTAAAAGAGCGCAAACATATTAAAGCAGGAATTTATCGTGCCAGAGTTAAAACTCCAACTCCTAAAGGAGTAGAGGTACTAATTAGCGGTCATCGAATTGCAATTGACCAACAATACGCTAAACTTATTCATCGCTCCGATGGCTATGAATACAGTTTTGCTACGATTGACCAGGATTTACTTCGTTTTAGAGCTATCTAA
- a CDS encoding (2Fe-2S) ferredoxin domain-containing protein: MGKSHMTEVSEFRLEGRFLDFVIKDGYKLKGLLLDTSEGECYVKLAKHLRIAFDLRLQKGTWLQIVGEKKHDLKTGEVKLKAYQVMAAHVETREQGNQGTREESISLSSSFSKSPRADIPASPSHEVKTKKATILVCQKSDCMKRGGKQLCQALEASVSARGLESEVTIRGTGCMKNCKAGPNLVMPDKTRYSRIQAAQVPALMDKHFSPQNADSDNEVILPVAKLADADGCLPTS; this comes from the coding sequence ATGGGGAAAAGTCACATGACAGAAGTTTCAGAATTCCGTCTGGAGGGGCGGTTTCTAGATTTTGTTATCAAAGATGGCTATAAGCTAAAAGGCTTGCTGTTAGACACTTCTGAAGGTGAATGCTACGTTAAACTAGCCAAACACCTACGCATTGCTTTTGACTTGCGCTTACAAAAGGGGACTTGGCTGCAAATTGTGGGTGAGAAAAAGCACGATTTAAAAACGGGTGAAGTCAAGCTCAAAGCTTACCAAGTGATGGCAGCCCACGTTGAGACAAGGGAACAAGGAAACCAGGGGACAAGGGAAGAATCTATTTCCTTGTCTTCTTCTTTTTCTAAGTCTCCACGTGCTGATATCCCTGCTTCCCCGTCTCATGAAGTTAAAACAAAAAAAGCCACTATACTGGTGTGCCAAAAATCAGACTGCATGAAACGTGGTGGTAAGCAGCTTTGCCAAGCACTAGAAGCCTCTGTAAGTGCGCGTGGTTTGGAATCAGAAGTGACAATTAGAGGCACGGGTTGCATGAAAAATTGCAAAGCAGGACCAAACTTAGTGATGCCAGACAAAACCCGCTACAGTCGGATTCAAGCTGCACAAGTCCCCGCGCTTATGGATAAGCATTTTTCTCCTCAAAATGCAGACAGCGACAACGAAGTTATTTTGCCTGTCGCTAAGTTAGCGGATGCTGATGGTTGTCTACCTACTTCTTAA
- a CDS encoding Asr1405/Asl0597 family protein codes for MKPLTSQPHEEKYNIEVNRADRWQIYHRLRELDIPCWCETNQPLTVDINNVTAAIQIWSVVRQSTASRRELVSTLKKCWQIRYRQS; via the coding sequence TTGAAACCGTTAACTTCGCAACCACATGAGGAAAAGTACAATATAGAGGTCAATAGAGCAGACCGATGGCAGATATATCATCGTTTGCGGGAGTTAGACATTCCCTGTTGGTGTGAGACGAATCAGCCGTTAACAGTTGACATTAACAATGTCACGGCTGCCATTCAAATTTGGAGTGTTGTGCGGCAATCTACAGCCTCACGTCGAGAGTTAGTATCAACTCTAAAAAAGTGCTGGCAAATTCGCTATCGGCAGTCATAG
- a CDS encoding Dps family protein, with protein sequence MSETQTVLRNFGHVYDNPVLLDKSVTEPVCEGFNVLLASFQALYLQYQKHHFVVEGAEFYSLHEFFNESYGQAQEHVHDIGERLDGLGGVPVATFSKLAELCCFEPEADGVFSSRQMVENDLKAEQAIIGVLRRQAAQAESLGDRATRYLYEKILLKTEERAYHLAHFLAKDSLTLGFVQPAQN encoded by the coding sequence ATGTCTGAAACGCAAACTGTGTTACGTAATTTTGGTCATGTTTATGACAATCCTGTCCTCCTGGACAAAAGTGTAACTGAGCCAGTTTGTGAAGGGTTTAATGTCCTGTTAGCCAGTTTCCAAGCACTGTACTTGCAGTACCAAAAGCATCATTTCGTAGTTGAAGGCGCAGAATTTTACTCGCTGCATGAGTTCTTCAACGAAAGCTACGGTCAAGCGCAAGAACACGTCCATGATATTGGAGAACGTTTGGATGGACTGGGTGGAGTGCCAGTTGCAACCTTTAGCAAATTAGCGGAATTGTGCTGCTTTGAGCCTGAAGCTGATGGCGTCTTCTCTAGCCGTCAAATGGTAGAAAATGACCTGAAGGCAGAGCAAGCAATTATCGGTGTTCTTCGCCGTCAAGCAGCACAGGCTGAGAGTTTGGGCGATCGTGCTACACGGTATTTGTACGAAAAAATCTTGTTAAAAACTGAAGAAAGAGCTTACCACCTAGCTCACTTCCTGGCTAAGGATAGCTTAACCTTAGGTTTTGTTCAACCCGCTCAAAACTAA